The sequence TATTCTTACTATAATTTCAGCTGTTCTTACAGCTTATGGATTCTCAAGATTTAAGTTTCCAGGAAAGAAAATCTTATTTAGTATTTTGATATCAACACTTTTATTACCAAATGTAATTTTAAGAATTCCTCAATTCTTAATGTATAAAAACTTTGGGTGGTTAGATTCTTATCTTCCACTATTTGTTCCAGCTGCATTTGCAACTGATACATTCTTTGTCTTTATGCTTATTCAATTTATCAGAGGACTTCCTAAAGAAATTGAAGAGGCAGCTCTGGTAGACGGATGTAATCCTTTACAAACACTTGTGTATATTATGGTACCTATGCTAAAACCTGCAATCATTTCTATAGCATTATTCCAATTTATGTGGACTATGAATGACTTTATGGGACCATTAATCTACTTATCAAGTGTTGAAAAATATCCAGTGGCCTTAGCATTAAAAATGTCTATGGACGTAAGCAGTAATGTTAACTGGAACCAGATATTGGCAATGTCTATAATTGGATTAACTCCATCTCTATTAATTTTCTTTGCAGCTCAAAAACATTTCGTCGATGGAATATCAGCTGGAGGTGTTAAAGGATAATGAATATCAATATACTTCTTGTAACTTCAAGTGCAGTTACATTTGAAATTGATAACAATGATAATTTCTTTTTAGAAAAGTCTATCTCTTTAAAGATTAATAATGAAAATATAAAATTGGATAAGGTTGTAAATACAGTTTATGACCTTACTCCAAATACTGAATACTCACTTGAGTTCTTCAAAGGTGAAGAAAAAATTCACGAGACTGAAGTTAAAACTTTAAATGAAAAATTCTTATTAAATGTAAAAAAATTTGGTGCTCTTGGAAATGGAGTTTCAAATGATACATTAGCTATTCAAACAGCAATTATGGCTTGTCCTGCAGATGGTCGTGTATATATACCAAAGGGAAGATATCTTATTACTTCCCTTTTCCTAAAGGATAATCTGACACTTGAATTTGCTGAAGGTGCTCAATTAATTGGTGATACTGAAAGAGAGAATTTTGGAATACTCCCTGGGCTTATTGACAATGATAACAATGATGAATACTACCTTGGAAGTTGGGAAGGAAATCCACTAGATACATTTACATCACTTATTACTGGAATCAATGTTAAAAATGTAACAATTCTTGGTAAAGGAATTATAGATGGAAGAGCTTCTAGAGATAACTGGTGGAAAAATCCAAAAATAAAAAATAAAGCATGGCGTCCAAGAACTATATTTTTAAATAACTGTGAAAATATAAATATTGAAGGAATAACTATTAAGAATTCACCTTCATGGACTCTGCATCCTTTTTTGACAAAAAATCTCAATGTCTTCAATATAAAAATAGACAATCCTATGGATTCCCCAAATACAGATGGATTTGATCCTGAATCATGTGAAAATCTAAAATGTATGGGAGTTGAATTTTCTGTTGGAGATGACTGTATCGCAATAAAATCAGGTAAATTATATTTAGGAACTGTTTTAAATAAACCAACTAAGAATTTTCTAATTAAACACTGCTTAATGAAATATGGACATGGCGGACTGGTAATTGGAAGTGAAATGGCTGGTGGAGCTGAAAATATACGTATAGAAAATTGTGATTTTTATCAAACAGATAAAGGAATAAGAATAAAAACAAGACGTGGAAGAGGAAAAAATGGAGTTATAGATGGAATCTATGCTACAAATATTTCAATGAATAAAGTTAAAGTTCCTTTCGTTATTAATTGTTTTTACTTCTGTGATCCAGATGGAAAGACTGAATATGTTTATACAAAAGAGCCTCTTCCTATAGATGACAGAATCCCAACAGTTAAAAATATTAACTTAAAGAACATTACTGCAAAAGATACTTATATTTGTGCTGGATACCTGTATGGTCTTCCTGAAAATCCAATTGATAAGGTTACTTTGGACAATGTCACAATAGACTTTACTTCTGAAAATGTAGAGCCTGACTATCCAGCAATGATGTCATTTATTGAACCTGAAGCTAAAACTGGATTTTTTATGGAAAATATTAAAGATATCAGTTTAAATAATCTTACTATAAAAAACAATACTGGTGAAAAAATCAGAATTGGAAAAAATTGTAAAGATAATTTGAAATAATAAGTGAAAATAAAAAAATGATAATAGATATGCTACAGAAGGAGATTAAGATGTTAGATAGAAAAGAATTAAATTTACCAAAATATCCAGAAAAAATAATCCAATTTGGAGAGGGGAATTTTTTAAGATGTTTCTTTGACTGGCAGATAGATATCCTGAATAAAAAACAGAATCTCAATGCTGGAGTTGCAGTTGTAAGACCTATAGATTATGACACTCTTCCTCTTCTAAATACTCAGGATGGACTTTATACTGCTATAATTCGTGGAATTAATGAGGAAGGTAAAGCTGTAAAAAACTATAGAATTGTATCTTCTGTCAATAGAGAAATACCTGTATATAAAGAATTTGATGAGTTTTTAAAACTGGCTCACAACCCTGAGATGAGATTCATTGTGTCAAATACTACAGAAGCGGGAATTGTCTACAGTGATAAAGATAAGTATGAGGACAGACCACAAAACACTTATCCTGCTAAATTAACAAGACTTTTACATGAAAGATTTAAACACTTTAATGGAGACAAAACTAAAGGATTTATCCTTATGCCTTGTGAACTTATAGATTACAATGGTATTGAACTGAAAAAAATAGTGTTAAAGTATACTCATTTATGGAAATTGGAAGATGAGTTTATAACTTGGTTAGATGAAGCAAATATATGGTGTTCTACTTTAGTTGATAGAATTGTAACAGGATATCCAAGAGCAGAAAAAGATGAACTTGAAAAAGAACTTAAATATGAAGATAAATTTATGGTTACTGGAGAATATTTCTATCTATTTGTAATCCAAGGTCCAAAAGATATACTTACAAAAGAACTTCATTTAGAAAACTCAGGTCTCAATGTGGTTATTGTAGATGATCTTAAACCTTATAAGATGAGAAAAGTTGGAATTTTAAATGGAGCTCATACAGCTATGGTGCCTGTTGCATATCTATATGGTATCGATACTGTAAGAGAGGCTATGGAAAATGATGAAATCAGAACTTTCATCGATACTGCTATTGATCAGGAAATAATTCCTGCAATTGATATGGATAAAAAAGAATTAATAGATTTTAAAAACGCTGTAATCGATAGATTTAAGAATCCATATGTAAAACATATGCTTATTGATATCGCTTTAAACTCAACATCAAAATATAAAACAAGAATACTACCTCAGGTTCTGAAAATGCATAAGAAAACAGGTAAACTTTCTAAAAAATTACTATTCTCATTAGCTGCATTAATTAGATTTTATAAAGGTGTTAGAGAAAATGGAGATTCTATTAATTTAAGAGACGATGCAAAATTCCTTGATTTATATAAAAAATTATGGGAGACATCAGACTATAAACATATAGTTACTACAATACTTGGAATGAAAGAACATTGGGATATAGATTTAAATGAAATCCCTGGAATGACTGATCTTGTAACACAATATCTAACATCAATTGATACTAAAGGAATAAAAGAAGCTTTGAAAGAGGTAAAATAAATGAAGGAATTCATAAAAATAAATGAGTTGGACAATGTAATTATTGCATTGCGAAACTTTAAACAAAATGAAATAATAGAATGTGATAATAAAAAAATAATTCTTTCAGAAGATGTTGACCGTGGTCATAAGATTGCCATTGATGATATAAAAGAACATGATAATATAATAAAATATGGTCTTCCTATTGGATTTGCAACAAAGAACATCCAAGCAGGTGAATGGGTTCATACTCACAATACTAAAACAAACCTTAAAGATCTCAATACTTATGAGTACTTACCAAACTTTATACATAATGAAATCAAAAGAAAAGATATCAAAGTAAAAGTTTATAAAAGAAAAAATGGAGATGTTGGAATAAGAAATGAACTTTGGATAGTTCCAACTGTTGGATGTGTCAATGGAGTTGCTCAAAAAATAAAAGAAGCTTTTTTAAAGGAAGTTAAAGAGCTTGAGATAGATGATATTAATGTTCTAACTCATAATTATGGGTGCTCACAATTAGGTGAAGATCATCTTAATACAAGAATTATTCTTCAAAACACAGTTAAACATCCTAATGCAGGGGGAGTTCTGGTTTTAGGATTAGGTTGTGAAAATAATCAGGTATCTGAATTTAAGCAGACTATGGGAGATTATGATGCTGAAAGAGTTAAATTTCTAATAGCTCAGGAAGTGGACGACGAAATCCAGGCTGGAAAAGAAATTTTACTTGAATTATATGATAAAATGAAAAGTGATAAAAGAGAAGAAGCCAGTATAAATACTGTAAACTTTGGACTTGAATGTGGAGGATCTGATGGCCTTTCTGGTATTACAGCCAATCCAATGCTGGGATATTTTTCAGACTACATCATAAGTCTAGGTGGAACTACAGTTCTTACTGAAGTTCCTGAAATGTTTGGAGCAGAAACTCTTTTAATGGAAAGATGTGAAAATATTGAAGTCTTTGAAAAATGCGTAAATATGATAAATAATTTTAAAGAGTATTTTTTAATTAATG is a genomic window of Fusobacterium sp. DD2 containing:
- a CDS encoding carbohydrate ABC transporter permease gives rise to the protein MANRLRKTQIKNNIKSGIRYTILILVGIVMLYPLIWLLGASFKTNADIFTSIGFIPKDFKFDFTGYINGWKTSTEYTFATYFLNTFKIVIPKVILTIISAVLTAYGFSRFKFPGKKILFSILISTLLLPNVILRIPQFLMYKNFGWLDSYLPLFVPAAFATDTFFVFMLIQFIRGLPKEIEEAALVDGCNPLQTLVYIMVPMLKPAIISIALFQFMWTMNDFMGPLIYLSSVEKYPVALALKMSMDVSSNVNWNQILAMSIIGLTPSLLIFFAAQKHFVDGISAGGVKG
- a CDS encoding glycoside hydrolase family 28 protein, with product MNINILLVTSSAVTFEIDNNDNFFLEKSISLKINNENIKLDKVVNTVYDLTPNTEYSLEFFKGEEKIHETEVKTLNEKFLLNVKKFGALGNGVSNDTLAIQTAIMACPADGRVYIPKGRYLITSLFLKDNLTLEFAEGAQLIGDTERENFGILPGLIDNDNNDEYYLGSWEGNPLDTFTSLITGINVKNVTILGKGIIDGRASRDNWWKNPKIKNKAWRPRTIFLNNCENINIEGITIKNSPSWTLHPFLTKNLNVFNIKIDNPMDSPNTDGFDPESCENLKCMGVEFSVGDDCIAIKSGKLYLGTVLNKPTKNFLIKHCLMKYGHGGLVIGSEMAGGAENIRIENCDFYQTDKGIRIKTRRGRGKNGVIDGIYATNISMNKVKVPFVINCFYFCDPDGKTEYVYTKEPLPIDDRIPTVKNINLKNITAKDTYICAGYLYGLPENPIDKVTLDNVTIDFTSENVEPDYPAMMSFIEPEAKTGFFMENIKDISLNNLTIKNNTGEKIRIGKNCKDNLK
- a CDS encoding tagaturonate reductase, which encodes MLDRKELNLPKYPEKIIQFGEGNFLRCFFDWQIDILNKKQNLNAGVAVVRPIDYDTLPLLNTQDGLYTAIIRGINEEGKAVKNYRIVSSVNREIPVYKEFDEFLKLAHNPEMRFIVSNTTEAGIVYSDKDKYEDRPQNTYPAKLTRLLHERFKHFNGDKTKGFILMPCELIDYNGIELKKIVLKYTHLWKLEDEFITWLDEANIWCSTLVDRIVTGYPRAEKDELEKELKYEDKFMVTGEYFYLFVIQGPKDILTKELHLENSGLNVVIVDDLKPYKMRKVGILNGAHTAMVPVAYLYGIDTVREAMENDEIRTFIDTAIDQEIIPAIDMDKKELIDFKNAVIDRFKNPYVKHMLIDIALNSTSKYKTRILPQVLKMHKKTGKLSKKLLFSLAALIRFYKGVRENGDSINLRDDAKFLDLYKKLWETSDYKHIVTTILGMKEHWDIDLNEIPGMTDLVTQYLTSIDTKGIKEALKEVK
- a CDS encoding altronate dehydratase family protein, which encodes MKEFIKINELDNVIIALRNFKQNEIIECDNKKIILSEDVDRGHKIAIDDIKEHDNIIKYGLPIGFATKNIQAGEWVHTHNTKTNLKDLNTYEYLPNFIHNEIKRKDIKVKVYKRKNGDVGIRNELWIVPTVGCVNGVAQKIKEAFLKEVKELEIDDINVLTHNYGCSQLGEDHLNTRIILQNTVKHPNAGGVLVLGLGCENNQVSEFKQTMGDYDAERVKFLIAQEVDDEIQAGKEILLELYDKMKSDKREEASINTVNFGLECGGSDGLSGITANPMLGYFSDYIISLGGTTVLTEVPEMFGAETLLMERCENIEVFEKCVNMINNFKEYFLINGQEIYENPSPGNKKGGITTLEDKSLGCTQKSGTSIVVDVLKYGEILKKKGLNLLSAPGNDLIATTALAAAKCHIVLFTTGRGNPYGGYIPTVKISTNTDLYEKKRKWIDFNAGKIVTENMSFQEITKEFIEYIVRVINGEKTNNEKNNFQELAIFKSGITL